Proteins encoded by one window of Gordonia jinghuaiqii:
- a CDS encoding TetR/AcrR family transcriptional regulator, whose protein sequence is MGTNEDENPGRRRRSTRNRPSDDDLLDAACAVIAEVGAERATMTAIAERGGTTRVTLYAHFGSRDDLVGRVMARELDTFTSFMFAVYDEGEDMPYGARARYSVRCLFDYARRHPAGLRVLIGHREGGDSDRRLYAALEPRIAARLRDNYAAHGARIAASADTLASLLLRMSLDVAHRALIVDGAGVDEACDLAITATLAVLRDVRPEQLQALDASLEKR, encoded by the coding sequence GTGGGCACCAACGAAGACGAGAACCCCGGACGGCGGCGACGCAGCACCCGCAATCGGCCCTCCGACGACGATCTGCTCGACGCCGCATGCGCGGTCATCGCCGAGGTGGGCGCCGAACGCGCGACGATGACCGCGATCGCCGAGCGCGGCGGCACCACACGCGTGACGCTCTACGCCCACTTCGGGTCCCGCGACGACCTCGTCGGTCGCGTCATGGCCCGGGAACTCGACACCTTCACCTCGTTCATGTTCGCCGTATACGACGAGGGTGAGGACATGCCGTATGGAGCCCGCGCGCGCTATTCGGTGCGGTGCCTGTTCGACTACGCCCGACGCCATCCGGCCGGCCTGCGCGTACTCATCGGTCACCGGGAGGGCGGCGACAGCGACCGTCGCCTCTACGCCGCGCTCGAACCGCGGATCGCCGCACGCCTGCGCGACAACTACGCCGCACACGGCGCGCGAATCGCCGCCAGCGCCGACACCCTCGCCTCGCTGCTGCTGCGCATGAGCCTCGACGTCGCCCACCGCGCCCTGATCGTCGACGGTGCCGGCGTCGACGAGGCCTGTGACCTCGCGATCACCGCAACCCTCGCCGTACTGCGCGACGTGCGGCCAGAACAGCTCCAGGCGCTCGACGCCTCTCTCGAAAAGCGCTGA